The DNA region ACCGCGGACTAAATAGGCAGCCCGGTTTGGTATAGCAAAGAATGGATTCCTAGCATAAGGGTACTCAACGTAAATTTAGCGTTGACGTCGACGTTGTTTGCGTTAAGGATATATTACGGATATCATCATCATGAAACGAAGTGTGGATGGGCGGAATATCACACAGGTGAGACAATTGGCAAGTTTTGTTTTATCGTTTCCACCGGGATAGAGTGAGCAGATATGAGAAGAGTATTAAAATTACTTGACAGGAGGAGATAGAAGACCACGATCCCTTGCAaacgcagcagcagcagcagcaggatGAAGctgaacagcaacaacaacagctaGAACAACAGACTGCCCAACCTCAAATTCGTTTCCTAAGTGCAAATGTTTTGCAACAGTTACAACAACAGCAAGATGTTCAACAACAAacacagcagcaacagcaaccacAAGTCATTACTTTGCAGCAATTGCAAAATTTTGTGCCTTTACAGACTCAACAGCCACAGCATGATCAACAAAGAGCACAAACCATCTCTGTTCAATCTTTACCTCAACAATTTTTACAGGTGTGAGCTGCAGTTCTAATATAAAGAGGATAATAAGTCGATTGCTTCTGTTTTTGAGAATAACGATTATTTTAGGGTGCTCAGTTGATCAGTACTCAGACTCAAGCTGCActtcagcagcagcaacaacaaacaCAGCAGCAGCAGACACAACAACAACctcaacaacagcaacaaccaCAACAGCAACTTAGTTATAGCGTTATACCACAGATGCAAACTGTTAACATAGATGGTCAGGAAGCGCTTTTCATTCCATCCTCTGCCATGTCTGCTGCAGGGCATCATCAGAGCCAACCCACAATGCAGTTTGCCACTGCTAATGGACAGCAAGTTCAACTTGCAAGTCAACAAGTACAGCTGGCTAATGGTCAGACTATTATTACGCCACAGCCAGTTAGTTTAATAAGAGCACCCAATGTCTTTCCTACTTCTATTATACAAAATATCACTGGACAAACTGTACAATTACCAACAGGTACGTGTTTTGAGATTATTGAATGACAATTGTAAAAGTTAGTACgcttgattttaaattttttatgtttAGGACAAAGTGTACAAGTTAGACCACTCCAGTTTCCTATGCAGCATGTTCAACAAACTGTGCCTGTGCAAGTACCGGTTACTGCTAGCAATGGCCAAACAGTATATCAAACTGTACATTTTCCTGTTCAAGCACTGTCTAGTGTTTTCAATGTGCCTGCCACGCAAATGATACCACAAATCACGCAAGTACTATGAACACATAAATAAAAGTTTTCCAGTTGTAAGAATTAGTATATATcgtttgaaatataatttttttgcagCAAATTCCGCAAGTAGCTCAAATAATCACCCCGAATGGACAAATTCAGCAGGTCCAAATTGCTAACTTACCCCAACTTCAAAGTTTGCAagtaaatataaaagaaaagaaatgatTTACCATTATATGATAAtgtattttctattaaaataatCTTAATATTAGAGTCAGCAGGTAACACAAGTTGCACAGCAAGTTGCTCAACAACAAGCACAACAACAAGTGGTGCAACAACAAGCTCAACCACAAGTAGTACAATCTgtacagcagcagcagcagcaacaagcAGCGCAAGCTCAGgtacagcaacagcagcagcaacaagtACAGCAAGTTGTACAACAGgtcatacaacaacaacagcagcagcaacagcaagtTCAGCAAGCACAACAACAATCATCTGCGCCATCGTCTACTGTAGCGACTTGGAGTACGACAGTAACAACTCCGAGCAATGTTCAAGTAAAAAATCTTGAAAGATATACAGGTTGCTTATTTGAAGTTTAACACTCAATTATTTCTTAAACTATAGTTTGTTTCAAAACATGTTTCAAATGAAACTTATCTTGTTTGGAGGAGGATATCTTATAATGATCATAAACTTGACCTTGAGCAGTCTTCAAAGACCATAGTATTTAGGTTAATGAATGCATCCTAAAAAATACTATCCActtacgtaaaaaaaaaaaatacagtcatacatTTTATGACCGTTATAAAATGCTCCCTTTGAAACAGGGtaagttttatttgaaacaaaGTAATTGAGTGCAAAGCTTAaaacgggacaccctgtattaaaaagttaattatttttttatagtatcattaaatgtttatttttataggTCCTCGGGATAGGTGCACTTGGAAGACCAATGCAAGGAGGTAGTAACGTAATTACTACAAAAGATGGACAGAAAATCGATGTACAAACGTTATCAGCTTTAACAAGACCACCAGAGACAGTTGAAGGTGATATAAAAGTAACTAGTATCGATGCCAGACAATTAGCCAGTGGTCAAGTTATACATATTCCTGCTGCCCAATCGACACAGCCTGCTGTTCAGCCTATAACAATTGCAGGCATGTATACCAGTGACAatgttaattttcattttttctataTGTATCAATCAAGAAAGGTATTAACactttaatttcctgtatgttTCATAGGAACACAAGCTCAACAGCTAACTCTAATTCCTGCATCAGCGTTAGCAAACTTAACTGCCCAGCAAGGTAACATGATGAGGAGCGTTGGTAGTGGGAGTATAATGCAACTTCAACCTGCCGGCGGAATGAACACTACAAACGGTTTTCTTCAGTCGATACCTGTGCAAAATATTCCAGGTCTGGGTAATGTGCAAGTTATACCTGCGAGCGCTCTTCAGCCCGCCACTGTTCAAACATTACCCGCGACAGCAGCTGCGCCTATTGTTGCTGCCCCAACTGTGCAATTAGATTCGAATGACCCGACAAAATGGCAAATTTTACAAACTCTTCAGTCAAACAATACACTAACAACACCCACTCCCACGTCGCATCAGCATCAAGTAACTACTGCAACATCTGCGAATATTGACCCCGATTCTAATAAACAACATCGTAGAAGAGTTGCTTGCACGTGTCCTAATTGTGGTGATGGTGATAGGTaggattataaaaataattctcgCTGATTCAAGTTCgtgataattttataaattgaaatttatttgaatAGAAATAGAGACATGACTAGGAAACGGCAACACGTTTGCCACATACCAGGTTGCAATAAAGTGTATGGGAAAACAAGCCATCTTCGAGCTCATTTGAGGTGGCATACTGGAGAACGACCATTTGCTTGTAGTTGGACATTTTGTGGTAAGAAATTTACTAGGTCGGATGAGCTTCAGAGGCATCGTAGAACTCACACTGGTGAAAAGAGATTCCAATGTCCCGAATGTACTAAAAAATTCATGAGATCGGACCACCTGACAAAACATATAAAAACACATACAAAGATTCGCAGTACGGTAAGGAGAGTTGTACCTCAATTAAAATTGTGATTTACAAATTAACGAAgagataaaaataaagaaaaagacGAAAAGGTTGTATGTTTACaagtttttataatttttcttctaTTATAGGAAGCAGCTACGTCGACCCAGGAAGGTTCTTCTGATAGTCAATCTTCTACGGAAGAGAAAATCATTATCGCTCTACATAAAGACACGGAACAGTCTGATATCATTATTTCCGAGCAAATGGACGAAATAAAACCTCAACCAACGAATCATGTAACAAATGAATAAAAAGAATTCATGTTCTCCCCATGTGGGTTCCTCTGCCTCTGAAAGGTTTAGGAataagaaaattgttggttgAAACGTTGGTTGTTACGTTAACGATATCGATGAAATCTTAACAAATCTAAGTAGCGTTACATTGTTTATGATAGTTTTCAAAgattattgtaattattttctgcGATAAAACGAAAAGAGAGAAAACTTTTTACAGGGATTATCATAATTCGATATAGTGTATAATCTATTTTTGTATTGATAAACGAATtctgtaaatatgtataataattgtaTATTAATTGTAAAAAGAAAGATCTTTTGCACAAAATGAATTTTACACTTATAAACGGTTTTTGATATTATGACTTATAGACATGTTCAGTTTTTCACCTTATAGCGAAATTTTTATGGCATGTAGAAACAATAACgttgcattcaattgcaatacTTTTCAGGCATAATATTTAGATAAAGTACCGAAAATAAAAGAATCAAAGGTAAGATGTTTaaacgtttttatttatttgttcagCGTCGAAAGTTTTTCTGCAAGAAAAATGTTTGTTACCTATATAtactgttatatatatatatataacaatacCTTTTACAATCGATATTATTCGAATTGACGTATATTTTGTCATTCGTACTTTTACatt from Lasioglossum baleicum unplaced genomic scaffold, iyLasBale1 scaffold1215, whole genome shotgun sequence includes:
- the LOC143220572 gene encoding uncharacterized protein LOC143220572, encoding MKRSVDGRNITQEEIEDHDPLQTQQQQQQDEAEQQQQQLEQQTAQPQIRFLSANVLQQLQQQQDVQQQTQQQQQPQVITLQQLQNFVPLQTQQPQHDQQRAQTISVQSLPQQFLQGAQLISTQTQAALQQQQQQTQQQQTQQQPQQQQQPQQQLSYSVIPQMQTVNIDGQEALFIPSSAMSAAGHHQSQPTMQFATANGQQVQLASQQVQLANGQTIITPQPVSLIRAPNVFPTSIIQNITGQTVQLPTGQSVQVRPLQFPMQHVQQTVPVQVPVTASNGQTVYQTVHFPVQALSSVFNVPATQMIPQITQQIPQVAQIITPNGQIQQVQIANLPQLQSLQSQQVTQVAQQVAQQQAQQQVVQQQAQPQVVQSVQQQQQQQAAQAQVQQQQQQQVQQVVQQVIQQQQQQQQQVQQAQQQSSAPSSTVATWSTTVTTPSNVQVLGIGALGRPMQGGSNVITTKDGQKIDVQTLSALTRPPETVEGDIKVTSIDARQLASGQVIHIPAAQSTQPAVQPITIAGTQAQQLTLIPASALANLTAQQGNMMRSVGSGSIMQLQPAGGMNTTNGFLQSIPVQNIPGLGNVQVIPASALQPATVQTLPATAAAPIVAAPTVQLDSNDPTKWQILQTLQSNNTLTTPTPTSHQHQVTTATSANIDPDSNKQHRRRVACTCPNCGDGDRNRDMTRKRQHVCHIPGCNKVYGKTSHLRAHLRWHTGERPFACSWTFCGKKFTRSDELQRHRRTHTGEKRFQCPECTKKFMRSDHLTKHIKTHTKIRSTEAATSTQEGSSDSQSSTEEKIIIALHKDTEQSDIIISEQMDEIKPQPTNHVTNE